The genomic interval TAGTCGTCGAGACTTGACACAACGATATGAAGATGGCATGACAATTGTTGCTCATGATGGTAAACCTGATATTTTCCTTACAATGACATGCAATCCTTCTTGGAATGAAATTTCTTCAGAGCTTAAACATTTTCAAACTCCACAAGATCGTCCTGACTTGCTCACAAGAATATTTCGAGCAAAATTTGAACAATTGAAGGAAGATGTGATTGATAAAGGAGTTCTTGGAAAAGTTAAAAGTTACATGTATGTGACTGAATTTAAAAAACGTGGACTACCCCATGTGCATATGTTACTTATCTTACAAGATAATGATAAATTACGTGATCCAGAAGATTATGATAGCATTGTTAGAGCAGAAATACCAAAAAGTGAAGAAGAGCCACAGTTGCACGAAGCTGTACTGAAACACATGATACACGGGCCTTGCGGAACTCTTAATCCAAGATCACCATGTATGAATTAAAATCAATGCAAGAAAAAATATCCTAAAGAGTTCTTGGAAGAAACACGTCAAGGTAATGACTCATATCCACAATACAAAAGACGTTTCAATGCACCAGTATCTATAAATAGAAATGTGACTGTTGACAAGAAATGGGTGGTTCCTTATAACCCTTGGTTGTTGTTAAATATGATTGTCATATAAATGTTGAAGTGTGCAGTAGCAtcaaaagtattaaatatttatacaagTATGTCTACAAAGGTCCAGATCGAGTAGCAATGGAGGTTCATAGAGGATCAATTGTAGATGAAGTTCAACAATATATTGATGCTAGATGGATTTGTGCTCCGGAGGCTTTATGGAAAATATTCAGATTTACACTTTATCGAATGAATCCAAGTGTAGAAAGATTACAAATTCATTTACCAAATCGTCATCAGGTGcgcttctattttatttttctataaaagaaataaatgtttTCGTAATGTATAGTGATCCAGCCGGTTGACCAGagcgcaagagtcttgccacgtcaaaggtatcttcctctggatcgactctgcaccacgctagcttccgtccttcacacctcgattctcctcaagaacctgcaaaagacagagtggcgccgctgcggccgatcgcgctccgacgctcaagtcagtgacggaatcaccaaaactctaagagagaaaagctaaaactcaaggaaccgtgcaaaatctctctctcagcgtactcaagtattctcaaagcgtaaagaagtgttctaaacgcgcctacctcagaatctgttaagagttccttatatacctgtgcattttctctctcctgacagttacacctctggacacgtggctcgcatccatctgtacacgtgtcaccatctggaacgtCTTCTACTTcagcgtcacttctactcttcaggctgttcgactaagttatccatgcaaggagtaactcggtgcatagctgccttggagcgcgatctcttctagtggcgagcacggggtgtcaccatgcacaccttctctgtggtctcgcctgccgctatcatgATTTGcattacttgctcatcgtgcatgttctggtaaactgttcccttgcctcaacctctggccaggggatgatcatctgataacttcatccttcgtactcgtgccctttgaaagccttgaacaagcttccctgatctttcggcgatgtccccctctcggcgatctctaaccacttggTCGTCTAAGCTCGCAGACGGCGACTACGGCACAagtctggtgaccgccggtttagatatgctagagatcggagcacgccaacttaacgattggcgactacacagacctcccgatgtacttcccttctgtcagtcAGGTGTTCCGCttaacacgcctatattatcgctcgctgccacgtcatcactcccgactacctggtcggtaaaTATAGTATAAATTCATGTAAACTGAAGTTGCACCTCAGATTTGAAACTTTCTTTGTTGGttcttattttatctatttgtCCTTCTGTAGTTTTAGAGAGAGAAGATGAAGAGATCAAAGTGGTGCAATATTTCAATTCATCATCTCTGTTTTTTACTTTCTATTTCAGGTGCGCTTCTATAAGCATCAAAACATAAGTGATGTATTAAATGATGACAACACTTCTAAAACCATGCTCACAGAATTCTTTGCACTAAATTGTCGAGATCCACATTCTAGAAGTTATTTGTGTAGAGAAATTACACAACATTATTGTTGGCATAACAGACAAAAGGAATGGTACCCAAGAAGGTCAAGGAAGAAAGTTATTGGTCGAATTTATACTGTATCTCCTTCAGAAGGAGAAAAATTCTTCTTGAGTATTTTGTTATCCCATATAAGAGGGCCAACCAGTTGGGAATACCTATTATCACTGAATCAAACATATTTCCCCACATTTAAAAAAGCAGCTGAAAAATGGGGATATTTTTAGAAAGTGATAATAGCATTCATGAATGCTTAGTCAAAGCATCAAGTTTACAGATGTTCGAAGTCTTTAGAATGAGTTTTGTATCTTTATGGCAGAAGATTATACTTCAAGAAGTACTTCTATGGGCATCAACGTTAATATGCTATTGAGGGATTTGAATGATCTTCTTATTCAACATGGTAAAACAATCAATAATTTTGATTTACCAGCATTAACATTGGATGCATTTGAAAATACTTCAGTACCAAGAATTATACAAGAAGAGTTATCAATACAAATACCTAATGAAGATGTTGACAATGTACACAGATTGAATATTGATCAGTTGATTGCTTTCAATACCATTTTAGATGTAATTCATCGTAAGCAAAGTCAAGTATTTTTTGTGGACGGACCAGGAGGAACCGGTAAAACATTCCTTTACCGTACATTAATTGCATATTATAAAAGTaaaggaaaaattattttagcgACAGCCTCCTCTAGTATAGCTACAACATTATTACCTGGTGGTCGAACTGCACATTCTCGATTTAAGATACCTATTAATGTAGAAGTTGGTTCCTTTTGTTCAATAAGCAAACAATCTGATCTTGCAAAGCTACTAAGAGAAACAACAGCAATTATTTGGGATGAAGCACCAATGACCAATAGATATGCTTTAGAGGCATTAGATAGATCATTAAAGGACATTCTAGATTGTGATGCTCCATTTGGGGGGAAAGTGATGATATTAGGAGGAGATTTTCGCCAGGTACTACCAGTTGTTCAAAAGGGTACAAAGGCACAAATGATTTTTGCATGTATTGTTAAGTCTCTTTTATGGAGTAACACAAAGGTATTGCATTTACAACAAAACATGCGATCATTGCAAGATCACAATTTTGCAGAATACCTCATGCGCATTGGAGATGGGATTGAACCTACAATTCTTGATGATATGGTGAAAATACCCCATGAACTAGCAATACCATGGGAAGGAGAAAGTTCATTACAAAAACTTATACAAGAAACATTTCCCCAATTGCAATTTCAtacatgggatgcatcttataTGGTTCAGAGAGCCATATTGACTCCAAAAAATGAAGATGTTGAAATACTTAATAACATGATTATTGATCATTTTCCAGGAGAACAACATAATCTATTGTcatttgatgaagttgaagGAGACACACATAGTCTATACCAACAAGAGTACTTGCACTCCATTGCTCCAGGTGACTTGCCACCTCATATTTTAAAGCTTAAAAAAGGTGCACCATTAATGTTGTTGCGAAACATAGACCCTAAATCTGGGTTATGTAATGGGACGAGATTATTGTGTCGTGGGTTCTACATGAACATGTTGGATATTGAAATCTTGACAGGTCAACATGCTGGAAAAAGATCTTTCTTACCAAGaattaaacataaaacaacagaaaGTGCAGGTCTCCCATTTGTGCTTATTAGGAAACAATTTCCTATGAAATTAAGTTTTGCCATTACTATAAATAAATCACAGGGGCAAACTATACCTAATGTTGGAATTTACCTTCCACGACACGTTTTTAGTCATGGTCAATTATATGTTGCAGTATCAAGAGGTGTTTCTCAAGCTTCAacaaaaattcttattaaaaaatgataCCTTGAAGGAGAAGATGGAAATTTTACCAAAAATGTTgtttataaagatattttattatcacAAAATCAGGTATTGTTCGTTTTATTTATGTGTGACGCATAAATATAAGTATAGGTGATTATTCTACtgacattatttcttttatatatatatatatatatatatatatatatatatatatccaagGTAACATAATATACAAGGAGCCCTTACAGTTGAATGAAGATATCAAAACAAAGCATTCACACATTTATCTACACAAACAGGTAATTATCAATATATGTATATTgcatatatatgtgtgtattttGCAATTTATTCATAATTGACATTCTTTCATAGGAAACAAAATTTGTAAAGACTGGAACAATTAGAAGGATGATCAATCACTCACATTGATTAAGCCAATTGACATCAAGGTATAATGATTttacataatgatgatgataatgatattttttcattcaatgtactataaatttataatgttataaataagtgtacaaataataatattttttaatttttaattttaatttgaatattaaatataaatacatataaatgaaaaaaataaaaaatgcggatacacaggcgCGCCCgctagtaatattaataataatttaataataatgttaataataatttaataatatgagtataatttattttattattattattaataattatattaatatgtatatattatattaataataagtataataaaaatgataatatgactaAAGAATTTGTTTGGTCTAGTGGTTAATGCTTCCCTGGTCACTGGAAGGACTTGAGTTCGTTTACAAGCTGTATATTGTTTCCAATCAAGCCATATCCACTATTTATAGCACCATTTGAGTTTGTAAATGGCTTCTGTAGTAAACCAGATCTCAATCCAATACCTATTTGACTGTTGATGTTCTGCAATAATATTACATGACTATTTTGGCCACCAACATGCTGCTTCTGCTACTGAAGTTGTGACAGTGGTACCATAGTAGACTCTACacccactacaagaaaatgatggatttgtgtgAGACAGAAATGGACGCAAAACTTGAAAAACGGACGCTTATGTGTCTGCTAAGCATCCCACGAAAAAACCCTGGAAACAAATCGAAATTAGCGTTGGACGCATTTTATGCCTCCACTTATGTCAATTCACCTAAACACTTGCACCGGCACTTTGATCGAAATCAAAAATCAGTAATGCAAGGTAATATTTTTCTcactctttttaattttattttatcaaggAATGAGACTAAGACCTTCACCTATAACCCAACACCTGTATTAAGCTTCATAACCTTTTAGGACTATGTTTTTTTGTGATCAGTATACACATATGTGTGTCTGTATACACATTACTGATAGCAAAGGGTAATCAATGTAAAAGAAAGTTGTAGAATAGGGTACAAAAGAAATTGATGATTAAGTTTGTGTATGAAGTGAAAGCTGTTAGAACAACTAGATCATCTCTTTTTTTCTGTCATTGGATGTTTTTTTTCCCTTCTCTTATATTGTTGAGTTGATATGTTCGCTTGGGCATATATATGTTCAGCTTGGTTAAACTGAAAAATGGCAGGAGTTTATTCGAGAGCTACAAAAATTGATCCGTGATGTCCAGGTGAATGATTATAGAACACCTTTTGCATAGATATTTTTAACCATTTAGTGTTCTATGTGTTGTGCAATATAATGTTTTCATACACTTGTTCGATTACTTGTTGAGTCCTTGTTTTACAATGGAAAACTTTATTAGGTTCAAGTTGTTATTTATGTCTTTATTTGAGTTAGTGAggatatttagtatttttttttctaaatatgagactatatatatttgaataaaaattgtCATTTGTTCGGtctcttttgtttttggtgAAGTATTTTTTTGGATAATGATACATGGACAACCTAAAATTTTTATAGAACCATATTACAACTcccaatactattattttaatatttttttatatcatttaattacaaaatttaccctttattatatatatttatttctaaatccaTCACATCAAGGGTTGTATACAACTCTTGGAATTGTCAAcctctcattttcttttttttttccaattaatATTGTTGTTAGCTCTTCCTTTTTCTGATGCGGTTCTTCATTTCTTaggtatataatttaattaattaaagttcAATAGATTTCGAATTGATTCCTTTGGTGTTgctaaaagtgaaaaaaattgataatcGAACTAACATTCTTGATATAGTTTCAGCTTTTGGTTTGTTCTTGAAAAAGATTCATTGTCTTGCAGACATTTCTTGAGCTGGAAGAATTATTAATTCTTTCTAACACATGAGTTGCACTATATGCATTCAAAATTGTAATGGGTTAAGAGTTTATCATTGTTCACTTTTTGGTTTGGAAATTTTATCTTTATGAATAGACTTTTTGAAGTTTCATAATTTGTTATGATATAGATATTGTAATTGTGGTCCAGGCTCAGACTCTTTTTAAGAAGGAGAGGTTAAGAAGTACCAATTGAATTACTAAATAATGTTGGTACGCTTCAGTTTGAAAAGATTCAAGCTTGATTTTTTTAGTTGTAACTTATATGTCGCTCATTTTTTTCTCAACATAATAGATGTTGGATAGCTGAATTTAGAGGGTAaatttcctatctagcaccatttacacttttatttccccatctaacactcttttgtttttatttccttatctagcacccttttgtttttattttcctatctaacacccttttattttttatttccctatctagcaccatttcaaaaataaataaataaataataaattaaaaaaattgataattttaattttcaatgcattaaaaaataaatatttttaatgtttaaaatagttagaaatataattaatgaataaaaaatgagtttttacaaaataaaatttaaaaaaataataaatttaaaatgtttagtttaaaaattatttttttaagaatgaagaaaataaaaaattaaactctacaacaacataaaagttgaatctataaacataaattagtatttatttttattattattgatgatgtaatcatgttaatttaaagtaaaaaatacaggacatatttataaaaaaatcaagttgAATAAGAACTGATATGGACATAAGAGAACAACATGActgaacaaaaaaaatattcatattgtcaaacaccagGACACATCTAAAGAACCTGTCCCAGCATTACTGGATTGTGCaattctcgtcattaattataccattgaagaaaatattaaatgaatgaccatctttaatttattttcctttttatgaccaacatatacttatttagtatcgccttatatctcttatatttatcttatttggattttttttatatattttatctttatcttattttgttttgcctttattttatatcttttatgtttttagttattattttttttctaccattcttgatttatttatgtttttattttattttattgttgctgtttttattttctagacttatttatttttgcatttttttcttctcatttttaagtattaagtgtaacatttgctttagtttttgttttaggattttgcatttaaggtagacacttcaatattatttatgtgtccactattaattaatactaattgactttggtttttttataattatgtcctgtattttttacttgaaattaacatgattacatcatcaataataataaaaataaatactaatttatgtttatagattcaacttttatgttgttgtagggtttaattttttattttcttcattcttaaaaaaaataattttaaactaaacattttaaatttattaattttttatttttattttgtaaaaactcattttttattcattaattatatttctaactattttaaacattaaaaatatttattttttaatacattcaaaattaaaattatcaaaaaataaataaattattttttatttatttttaaaatagtgctaggtagggaaataaaaaataaaagggtgttagatagggaaataaaaacaaaagggtgctagatagggaaataaaaacaaaatggtgctagttaaggaaataaaagtgtaaatggtgttagatagggaattTACCCGAATTTAGAAggagaaaatattaattttattattcaataatGAGAATATAGTGGggtaaattccctatctagcaccatttacacttttatttccctatctagcactcttttgtttttatttccctatctagcacccttttgtttttatttccctatctagcacacAAGTAATGTTGGGACATGTTCTTTATGTATGTCCTGGtatttgacaatatgaacatttttgtgttcgatcatgttgttctcttatgttcatatcagtccttattcaatttggtttttttaaaattatatcctctattttttacttgaaattaacatgattacatcatcaataataataataataaaaataaatatttttatgtttatagattcaacttttatgttgttgcagagtttaattttttattttttttattcttaaaaaaataatttttaaactaaacattttaaatttattacttttttatttttattttgtaaaaactcatttctttattcattaattatatttctaactattttaaacattaaacatatttattttttaaagcattcaaaattaaaattatcatttttttaaatttattatttatttatttttgaaatggtactagataggaaaataaaaaataaaaggttgttagatagagaaataaaaacaaaagggtgctagataggaaaataaaaacaaaagagtgctagatggagaaataaaaatgtaaatggtgctagacaGGGAATTTACCCGAATATAGTACTACTATAAgaactatttaacaatattgTTTGAGAGAATGTAGTTCGTAGATTGTGCATATCATCCATATATACAAACTTTGGTTTATTTGAATAAACTTCTCCacaagttttttgtttttataataactTGGCCAAAAGCTTTTGTTTAGGTAAGGTATTCTTAGCTTATTAAAAATCTTATTacgtttttatttttttatctggtAAGTGTTtacaaaaaaatttatcaaaacaGGCCTTTAGCAAAAACTATTTCCTTTCATAGTTTAATATTAATTGAGTGCAACtccttagaaaaaaaaaatacccatACCTGTATTCATAATTGTATAAGAATTCTATTCAATGTAGAATATCAATGTAGAATAGGTTCCATTTTAGATATAAGTAAATCTGCATTagctaaataaaaaaaacattatctaattttttaaaatgatagcattgtttattttcataaattttgtttgatataattatcaatataataaatttacttttttataataagaatcaaacctaaatatttatgtttattattctAACATCGATCACTAAATGGATCTTAATGAATAAGATGAATGATTTAGTAAGTAATATGTATTTCTTatatcaatataattatttggTATTAATACGAAATTATATCTATGTAGTGTTATGAAACATtggaaagtaaataaaaaaagttgaagGGTACTAATGTATTAATGTTAGGTGGTAGATGAAGAACAAAGGGTCTGAGAAAATTGTtggactattttttttatttatcacctacttttttatatatacacctCCTAGAAATAATGGGGGTTTGAAAATTGTCGGTAATAATGAGGGTTTGAAAACCATCAGAAATAACGGGGGTTTCCAAAACCACTGACATAACGAGGTTTTCCAAAACCATCGGAAATAACGGGGATTTCCAAATCGTCGGGAGTAATAGGGGTTTCCAAACTGCtgaaaagtaattattttctaGGAGTTCGTAAAACTGCCAATAATCTGTTAGCGATGTTGGATCTAACCGGAGAAAAACAAATAACGtacttaacaaaggttaaaaccgtcaaaaatgcaaaaaataaccttgttaaaaacaatttttatttttattttttaatctcttttaacatttcaaaatactaactaaaatacattttattttcgTAAAAGAAAGTATTTCCCATAATATAAAAcaaggaagaaaaaataaagataaatatattattgaaataaaagaactaaaatgagagtttttttataatataatgtaaTAGTATATATTAACATTCTCTCCTTCCCCTCATAATTTTTATTGCGCTAAAATATATTGAGTATAAAATAATACCTTtatcaattaataattttatataatatttttatacattcatataaaatgttaatattgaaacataataataaaattattaaaaaagttatcttttcatatattttaaaatatattatgtgttattaaaaagagatattaaattaatttaaattaatataaaattttgtaggtacaatctattttaaaaaaactttaaatttaattatttgtaagtttttagaaattataatgggattaatgtaataattagtataatatatatatatatatagtttactATTCACATAGGACTAGGGGTGGCAAAGTGGGGCAAACCGTGCGGGCTAGTCCGCGGCCCGCTAAAAAAACACGGGACGGGTTGTTTATTTCAACCCGCTGGCACGTTTAGGCCCGCCTCACATAACCCGCAACCCGCACGGGCCAAGTGCGGGTCAGAGCGGGTTGGCTcgcataactttaaaatgtataatttttttttctacatccccatatttttttcatgtagcctcatattttacattctgaaatttttaataacatcttaTTACGCAtgtttcattaaaataatattatgaaaccatttacctaatgcatctaaataaaataaattcaaattttgtattttcttttttcttaataaatatgTCTTATGCGGACTAGTTCGCAAGCCCGCGAGCCAACCCTTATATAAGACGGATTAAAAAAATCAACCCACAAATTTTATGCGACGGCCAAGACCCGCATTGCCACCACCACTTTTCATAGGACACATTCATAATTGAGAAGGTTTTGGACTATTTGATGTCTGTTTTGGTTTGACTACCTTAGGTTTTAATCAAATTGGTTAAAATATTGTTATCAATGGTGTGAttccaaatataaaataacattaagcaatttaatttcatatttataaagataaaatatagcTAGTATTATGTATggtgtaaaatatttttaaatttatttaattccaaactaCTTATATAAATGCATAGGAGATTAGTGTGTCACTAAGACCCACAATGGTAGTGTTGTGGAAATTGTAATAGTGTGGACTCCAAGAAAAAAAAGCAGATAGAGTGACCAAAAACTCATCTATGGATGCTGCTGGTGCTACCCTTttgggttacatcttctcctcCTCCTTAGCTTTCCTTCTTTTCACTCTACTTTTGAAGTCCTTTGGCCTTTTACGAACCACAAATGGCAGTGTTGGACCTCCACCATCGCTTCCCATCATCGGTCATCTCCACCTTATGGGTTCCATCGTACCAAAATCATTTCAAGCTCTGGCTCGCCGTTATGGCCCTCTCATTCAGCTCCGTTTAGGTGCCTCAACATGCGTAGTTGTCTCCAAGTCGCCAAAGAAGTCATGAAAACACATGACCTCAATTTCTGTAACCGACCCCAGTTTGGATCCTCAGAGAACTACTTATACAAAGGCTCTGATTTCATCACTGTGCCATATGGTCCTTATTGGCGCTTCATCAAAAAGCTTTGCGTTACTCAACTTCTCTCCACCGCGCAGCTTGGGCGCTTACGGCACATCCGGCAGCAGGAGATAGAGAAGCTCTTGAAATCTCTCCTGGAGTGTTCCTCTGAAGCCAGGGAAACGGATTTGAGCCGTGATCTTTCTGCTTTGACCAACAATGTCCTGTGTCGGATGGCCATGAATACGACCTGTTTGGATGACGTTAATGATGGTGAGGATATTATTAGCCTGGTAACAGAGTTTATGCACTTGGGAGCCAAGTTGAGCATGGGTGAGGTGTTGGGACCTTTGGGAAAGTTTGACTTGTTTGGTTATGGGAAGAAGCTTGTCAGAATAGTCGGTAAATTCGACCAGATTTTGGAGCGCATCTTACAGGAACATGAAGCGAACAACTCCGAAAGAGGGGACATGATGGATATTCTATTGCAAGTCCACAAAGATCCAAATGCTGAGATGAGGTTAGCAAGGAATGATATCAAGGCCTTCTTCCTGGTAAGTTCTTATCTtttgtgttggagatcccacatcgactagagataaggacctttcattgtatataagtggatgcaaacctcaccttattgagccagttttatggggttgagttaggcttaaagtccacttcgtaatatggtatcagagccaggTTCAAATTCTCACGAGCTTCCTCGGCAAGAAGTTGGAGATGGAACAACATCTGTCATCATTCTTGCTGGTGAGATGCTTCATGTTGCCGATGCATTCATTGACAAAATTCACCCTACAGTTATTTGCCGAGAGGATGCTCTTTCTGTTCTTGACAAAATTGCAATGCCTATTGATGCTCAGGATCGAGGTATAATGCTGGGGCTAGTAAAAAACTGCATAGGTACCAAATTCACAGGTCAATTTGGGGATTTAATTGCTCTGATTTAGCTATTGATGCTACTACAACAGTAGGTGTTGATATTGGCCAAGGTTTGAGAGATGtagatattaaaaattatattaaggtTGAGAAGGTCCCTGGTGGGCAGCTGGAGGATTCTAGAGTACTCAAGGGAGTTATGATAAACAAAGATGTGGTTGCCCCTGGCAAAATGAGGAGAAAGATTGTTAACCCACGCATCATTCTTCTTGATTCTCCCCTTGAGTATAAAAAGGGTGAAAACCAAACAAATGCTGAACTGCTCAAAGAAGAAGACTGGAGTCTTTTATTGAAGATGGAAGAAGAATATATTGAGGAGCTATGCATGCAGATATTGAAGTTTAAGCCTGACTTGGTAATCACGGAGAAGGGTCTGAGTGATTTGGCTTGCCATTATCTGAGCAAGCATGGAGTTGCTTGCTCAGATAATAATAGAATTGCTAAGGCATGTGGTGCTGTTATTGTGAACAGACCAGATGAATTGCAGGAGTCTGATGTTGGTACTGGTGCTGGGTTATTTGAGGTTAAGAAAATTGGAGATGAGTACTTTTCATTTATTGTTGATCACAGAGCTAGTAAGGATCTCTTAAATGAAGTTGAAAGAAATCTACAGGATGCCATGTCTGTTGCAAGGAACAtaataaaaaatccaaaacttgTTCCTGGAGGTGGTGCAACAGAGTTGACAGTGTCAG from Phaseolus vulgaris cultivar G19833 chromosome 1, P. vulgaris v2.0, whole genome shotgun sequence carries:
- the LOC137816009 gene encoding uncharacterized protein, whose product is MTIVAHDGKPDIFLTMTCNPSWNEISSELKHFQTPQDRPDLLTRIFRAKFEQLKEDVIDKGVLGKVKSYMYVTEFKKRGLPHVHMLLILQDNDKLRDPEDYDSIVRAEIPKSEEEPQLHEAVLKHMIHGPCGTLNPRSPCMN